Genomic DNA from Pseudorasbora parva isolate DD20220531a chromosome 17, ASM2467924v1, whole genome shotgun sequence:
AATCCGCCAGAACACTGAGAGCTGAATTCCAGCCGGCTGCGCCCATAACACCTCCACCTGAATGAGACGAGCTCAGATAAATGCTGGAGAACACAGGGCAGGTCATGCACGTCAAGCTCAACATTTACCTGACCTGGTTTTATGAAATGTGATATCACACTGATGTGATGACATTTCTAAACCCAATACGCACTgttttagcttttatttattcaggAACAGACCTGGATGGCTGCCACTGCCACATAAGTACAATCCTTTGACGGGTGAGTGGTAGTCTGCGACGGAGGGCAAAGGTCTCGCCAGGTAAAGCTGATCCAAGGACATTGAGCCATGAAATATATTCTGttgcataaaaaaatacatacatgtTTGGAATGATACGACAAGCAAATGTGCAACAATTAACTACGATTTAGAGACAAAACTATCTGATagattctgtataactgtgaaAATTACtaacaatacatttacaaaaagtCCATTGTCAATGTctattaaatgaaataaaataaaaaagtcataCCCCTCCAGTGAGACCAAAGATCCTTTCAAGATCAGGAGGGGTCAGGATGTCTTTGCCCACTATTGACTTTTTGAATCCAGGTGCGTAACGTTCAACCCAGTCAAATGCTGCGAAACGGGAAACAAAGAAGCAATTACAACAAAGATCTTATTACTTCAAGACATGTGATATCACTGTGGTAGCACAAACAGTGTCACTGTGTTTAAAAAGCAAGTATTTCATGCCCGCCTATCAGAGTGGGAATGGTTGTGTGGGAATGTTGGGGCGGTCTTAACCTGTTAActgtcacccccctttttgaaaatatacatgaaaattcactatccaaacttaaatggttaCAATTCaggaatgctttggaatatagacataCACTTGGTATCTTTGtaaagaagacagtcagcagagtattgctcaagtgaaatcccttcaaaaaaaattaaagtataaaaaagttatggaagtttaaatttactgtaaatcaaatatactgtactagatatttaatataaaatatatatgttacaaaataatttgtacTCTAAATTgactatcaaatcaaagccatatgtctaaataatttttgttccaaatttgaagttgatatcacaaaaattgaagttcccatgagattttgtttaggtgttgtaccacaaatagccaccgggtgtcatagAAATTCCTTAGATTTGTTTAATGCAATTTCCtgtgtcaaaattatatatatttttttccaaatatcacaaaacagtttgtagatatagaaccgtgagactcagacctttccgacgatatgagttttgtcaagattagaaaaggttttcaTTATGAAGTAGTTAAATAATTATGAAATATGACCCCGctagaataatttagagcaccgtttccatggtaacgcaaggtccgatttcaaaacggttttcacaggatgaatcttgagatagtttgtcaacattagatcagaataaatataggaattgttttaaacatgcagtggcaaatgggcccaGCGGTGGGCCAGTAACCCTTAACAGgttaaaaatgcacaaaatatcACAAAAGAATCTAGACAACAAACGttgttttaatattataaattgtatattttatattatatatttctgaaggatcatttaatttagtttaatgtgtttttttgatTGAATTAATGCATtcttataaaaagaaaaaaaaatgcatttaatagaagaaaaaaatacttggTAGTATTGGTAGTATTATATCAGTGTATTGTCTGTGTCAATCATTAATATCATTTTAAGTAATcttattacttttttatgtaacaagtaaagtaatgcactttaattttcagtttaaataatttgttttcaCATGTTTACACTACTGAATTAAAATGATTCTTCTTTATAAAGTAGCCACTTAGACATGCGCACTCATGCGTGTGCGGAAACAGACAGTACAAAAGCAACAAAACACATGACTTTCAACTTACAATAAAAAGATTTGTACAGTAGGTAATATAACTCGTAATGTTAAGAGAACTTCTGTTTGTCATACATAGTTCTAGGGGTCAGGAAATATTCGAAGTGCTCAGAAGATTAATATTCAGTATAGTAATAttctaaatgtgtttttaaaggaaaataaaGGCGTACATTATTGTCACGAGTGTGTGCAGGAAGGAAGATGAAGACAGGCCAATACAATTCCAAATGTGATTTAATCTCAAAGAATGGCAAGACAGGTAGACAGGCATCAGCGCAGCACAGTCGACATAGACAATACCATACACTGAAACTGAACTGAACATATGATGGTGACTGATGAGTGCACAGCTGAACGTGATTAGTGATTGACGGATGCGGGAGATGACAAAACATGAGTCCAAACTAACGTGAATGTGACAGTTATGTGACAGTTATATAGACTATGTTGTTTCATGCATTACTGCATTAAACACTTCCAAAAAAGAACTTgaacttaaattaaaacaaaaaaaaaatttccagCGCAGTTTCACGAAAAATTAATAGACAGAGAGTCTTGAAAACCAATGCGTTTGTGAGTCTTGAAAACTTACGGGTGTGAAATGTGAATTTTGTTGTAGAATGCATGCGTGTGACTCTCGTAAAATAACTGAAGTGTGAACGTAAGTAACCGTATTAAAGACTCAACTGTACTTAGTTTTGACAACTGTATTCTGCTTATGTGTGAACATGGACTAAATGTAATACGAGCAACATTGTAACTGTAACAGGCTTTGTTGTTGAATGCATTACTGAACataaatataatgtaaacgcATAACTTTCCATATAAAAGTAATTAATGCTTTATTCCAGGCAGATCGGATTTTGGATTATTCCCACCTCCTTCAAGGAAATAAATTGGAACGCCACTCAAAGTCGGATATTCTCTGTGTGAACGATCTCAGCCACATTTGACGTCACTTGTGCGTCCTGCTTCCAATGAATATGAACGCAAAAACAAACTTTGACATCAGACATTAAGTTTGTGTGATGTTATCTTCAttcatcagctgttttcaaagcgaaattacgttttttttattctgttttgCCATAATtgacacaaaaacacaatatgTTACATTAAGTACACAATAAGTATGCCATTGTCGACATTATCTGGTTAACATTATCCGGTTAACTTGATGTGCGATTGACTGGAACTCACTGAGGTCTGAAGTAAGACATTTAATTTGGGATATTCCCATGTCCAATCAATGTTCACACTGTCGGTTTTGTGGATTGACAACCGCATTTACTTGAGCCACAAGTTCATCCATTAAATCTTCATCCACCCATTTTATACCTGGGTGGAGAGCAAAGCCCTTGAGTCGCGCGTAGAACTCAAAACTGATGGGAACACCTCCGGTGGAGAACAGACGCTTGgcttccattacagatttgtgcaaaactttttgcaatattttctaaatgtcaTTAAAAATCTATTGCAAAATTACGGCGtttccattaaacaatgttatgTGACTAAACTGTAATTTTTCCTCTTGCAATGTCATTCCAAAAACCAAGGTGACAGATGTTGGTAGTTTTATGTATATCCCATGTATATCCTTCCTATTATGAGGTCACGTATGAGGTGTTTCTGGGAGGTTATTGCAAAGTCCCTTTAAGACAAGTCATTTCTCTTAgcggccatctttgaaatgCCTCTCGGGCATGCAAGTGCAGCTCCTATCTCTTTGGATGGGGAAACATTCAATTCATCCAAACTGTTCGCCATGCTTATGATTAAATCTGTCTGACAACAAGTTTCTAAAACACTCAAATCATGACagtaaaaagcatttttaaatctgcactatgtaacttttccgtctggtagagggcgcctattcaaaaaaaggcctagtttgatgacgccaagtttgagctcagaatcttgggacatgtggttttcacctcacagccactgaaaaagaatcaggataggatTGCTGAGAGAAAATTCTCATGGTGCCCCCCtcagcacttggtgccctacgcgcagCGTGCGatgcgcgtggtgggagcgaGTATTCCCATAATTATTTAGTCTTATATGAGCTTAATAGAACTCTGTCTCATCTTCTGTCCAGACATACTGCACCATCTTTAAATAGTGATCATGTGACTTTTACGTATGTCAGGTGTCCTGTAAATGCAAAAAAACTATTATAGTTCTACAGTGCAGTGCAGTGCTCTATGTGATATGACATGTGATATGTGATATGACAGACAACTAGTTGTCCAGTCCGGCTGCATTCACACAATGAGTTTTACAAGAAAGCGGCTGTGAGTGCTGAAAATGTATGGGTGTGAATTCAGTTACAGAATGCAGTTGTTACTTTTGTAAATAATGGAAGTGTGAACGTAACCCTATTAAGGATTCAACAAATAAAGAACTGACAACTGTATTCTGCTGCTGTGTGAACATGGACTAAAAATCAGTattgtaacacattacttttaaaagtaaatttcccCAACAATGTAAGACTCCCGAGACCTTTTATACACAAGCCTTATGTCTAGGTACCTATGTCAGCAAATCTCTCCCTATCCTCATCGGTCCAAGCACGGTGACCCTCCAGCAAATATGGGGTAAACTGGATGAAGAGAGACACCACATGGCAGCCGGGGGGCGCTAGAGTCGGATCTAGCACTGAGGGAATGGTCATTTCCATCATTGGCCTAAAGAAAAAGACCAGAAGATGAATAAGGaaatatgtaaatgtatgtGGTTTGGTGTAATGGATGGAAAACCATCACCATAAACCCCAAACCAGAACAACAGATGTGCTGTCTGTGAAACCCTGCTCGTGACTTGCAAATTCAGATATCCTGATGCCTtcatgtgtgtgtaatgtgcAAATATTAGTTGTTCCATTATAAGCAGCAGTGCCAGGTTTTGCCAACCTGGAGGATGGGCGTCCCTGCTGGCCCTCCATGTATGCCTTCTCCAGCACCTCCACACTCTCACAGTTCAAGTGGATTGAACATTGATGATGTGGCCCTGGTTTTCCATCCACACTATTCGGAGCAGCCAGGAAATTAGGCAGCTTGTCCACAGCCACTGTTCATTTGCAAAAACAGAGATAGATAACCCAAACCAACAACTttacagggggaaaaaaataaaaaattaaaccaCATGAATTACAGTTATTGCAAGGCAGCACTGTTTATATTCCTCAAATATTCAGGTTAGATATTTGCTCTACATATCAACCTTTAGAAACTAATTTAGACCGACCTCATTTTTGCCTgagttgttttgttttaaaaaacattatcctCAGGTTCACAGACAAGGCATAAGCTAGTCCTagactaaaatgcatatttGACGATGGATATATCGTCAGTGgctcagtgccattgttttgtctcaagatgcacatcaTAAGGCATGATTTTTAATCAAACTAAGGCTtgatctaagccctgtctgtgaaaccaatCCTATACTTTTTAACGAATTACAGTGCTGTCaatgctgttttaaaaaaaaaagggttattttgtaatatttttttttgtaataatgtaataaGTTACACTCCaatttaatttaacttaaaGGCATCTCATTTCCTAGctttttaagttaatttaaggCATTATTTAACGAatttaaaagggttagttctcccaaaaatgttaattatcccataatttactcacccccaagtCATCCTTGGTGCATAAgaaattcttctttcagacgaataaaatcagagttatattaaaaaagtcctggctaaacCTAGCATTATAAGTAAACCTAGCATTATAAGTAAACCTAGCATTATAAGTAAACCTAGCGTTTATTAAGTccataagtgcatctatcatcattagggctgtaacgatatgcgatatgaaatcgaaatcgcaatatgcaggtccacgaacctatatcgcgatgtgagaaggcagaatcgcgacacaccccttccaactcccagaattatccttcctgtccaggtccaatttttaagtcagcagtatggcaacatttcggctacccggtggagaacaaggatggcaatcgtgtagttgacaagacccacacaatttgccgtaagtgtttcaagaagcttccccaactgGCCGGCAACACAACCAACATGCAGAtgccggagacacactgataGATTATATTTTTCccctcaaaatatcttttgaacTGTTTTGTTTCCCCCCaatatcgaggtttgtatcgtaccgtgggtcaaaaatcgtgatacgaaccgaatcgtaggtttggtgtatcgttacagccctaatcatcatataactgctccacaccaCTTCACCGGAAGCCAATTCAACTTATggcaaaagagtaacccctgacgcgAAGTACAGGAGCATCGTAAGCTTTGACGCCTCTCGTGGACAGGCCTGGGCAACAAGCTTAAGCCCTTCTTCTCTAAAATATAGAAATCTTCCgccatttctctttaaaaatgctagttttagacttctaattcATGACCATTGTGTTGTTTTGCTCTATCTTCTGCACTTCTGCGTTTGTCAATAGtatttacagtatatacatatatatatatatatatatatatatatatatatatatatatatatatatatatatatatatatatatatacatacatacagtatagtatatacatttatatatagtatatagtatatatatatatatatatatatatatatatatatatatatatatatatatatatatatatatatatatatatatatatatatatatatatatatatatatatatgtcattACGCATGCGTCAAGGGTCAAGGATCAAAGGTTACTCTTTCCCCGTAAATCGAAGCATATGGCTTTCCACCAgaagttagttattttagtctatacagttttaaatatagatatttttttagACAAAGTATTATCCCcaggagctgtgtggagcagttatatgatggatggatgcacttttatggacttcccAAACTTAATAATCCACTGCcgttataatgcttggaagagccaggatgacttgagggcgagtaaatcatgggctaattttcatttttgggtgaacttaccatTTAAGACGGCTCTTATGAGAATACTCGACACACAACTTGTGTGTTATTGTTCATTCAAGCGAGAATAAGTCTGTTCGGGTGATACTGGTGTACCTCTTTCTGTGCATCGTGTTTGTGTCACATGATAGacaggacattcacagacagaTTTGGATGAATAAGAGCCTGATCAAGGCCAAGAATGATCGGAAAAAAAGATGCAGCATTATTTGCGTTACATATTTGAAATGGTTAAACTGAAGAAATTAAACATCATCATCAATTCCAGTTGGTCTTCTTTCATGCTTTTATAGCATAATGAATTACCTTTGTTCTTGTCTTGCTTGCTTGCTCAGTGTCAAGATAACAACAAAGCTTCCTTGAGTGTTTACACAGGACCAACACACTTGTTTTGCTGCCTTGCaaactgttatttttttatttattttttatgagaaaatgtatatttagtTCAATGAAATGAAGCGTTAAATTATCTGTAATCATACCGTTTATCTTGGTAACAGGAGAGGTGTAGTCAATCTGATCTACGGCTGTGATGAATGCCTCTGGCAGGACATCCTTTACCAGGACAACCACAGACATCAATTATTCAGAATTGTCATTGACATTTAAGTAAAACGGTTGTTAATTTTTCcacattatttaatattattgttattattattattttacattggaCCAATAAAAAATAGGTTCAATTGGGATTCTTAATTTTTGCCTGTGTTTACTGTAAACTGAACTAACACACTCACATGTTGACAGTGCTGTCAGTTAAAGAATAGGGTCACTCCTTGAGTAAACACAGATAGTGTGACTTGCTCAAGACTACAACAGCAGTCGACAGAATGGGATGACTAACTGTGGAAGGAATGACCTAGAAATTTCTATAATCATGAGGTCATATCTAAATGCACTAATGTAAAACCAATTCTCTTAGTTGCTTTTAAACATGTAAAAATGAGAACTGGCATGATCTCGGGACATACCATCAGGGTTGTACCTGTGGGGTGAGCTGTTTGAAGGTGACGTAGGGAGTGGCGTTGGACAGAACCACTTTGCTACGGACTTCAGTTCCATCTGTCAGCACAACACCCTTGGCAGACCCATCCTGACCAATAAGGACTCGTTCAACATCCTACAGGCCCCCAGGAAGGCGACAGATTAATATACATGGGACAACCGGTTCCTTTGAATGAATTCCATTGAATGATTCCTAGTACGGGAACAATGGCTAAAAAAAAGTGCTACACCTTCTTCCTGAATACTTACTCTGTTGGTAAAAATATCTGCTCCGAGAGAACGGGCGGAGCGGGCGATTGATTGAGACACTCCACCCATTCCTCCCTCCACGTAACCCCAGGCACCTTTCTCCTTCTCCAGCTCACCCATGACATGGTGCAGCAGGACATATCTACAAGTTTAAGCACAGTTTATCATACAGTGTCCACAACGTCAATTACAGGATGTTCTGAATCAGTTCgaacacatttcaaaaagtaTCCTCACCCACTTCCAGGATTATTTGGGCTTGTGTTTGCGCCAATCACAGAGTCAGTGGCTAATGTGGCTATCAATGGCTCTGATTCAAACCAGCGATTAAGCACCTACAGACAACAAAAGCTGACATTTCAACAAAGAATGCTCCTAATGCTGTGTGCATTTCGTAAAACATCCTTAAACTCACAAATAATTAATTTCTTAGGCAATgctaaaaataaatgatgcattttttatctgtatttttgtattgtatagataaaacttttaaatataGACCCACTACATAtaaaaagtttggaataattaagAATTTCAATGCTTTTGAAAGTTTATTTTACTCACCAAGActacatatattttttcaaaaaaagataCTTGCTGTCAAATACattcaaaaaatgtaatgtattgctTTTCTGACAAAGTCGGTATATAACTCACCTTCATAACTGGAGCTGTAACAAGTTCATAGAAATCTGgtatattttttcccaactttaaccctttaaacatagAAGCACATGGATTTGACTTTAATGCCCCTCAATAAGGCCTAGTTTTATAAGACTCtctggcttatttcagcagtaGCAGAATAATTGAGGAAAATCTGGTTTATTGTCTGTTATATAACCATGAAGCATCATTACCACACTTCACCAAAGGTTTCAAACCCCTCAGGGCAGATATTCTCTTTCTCAAAGAGCTGTGAGTCAGTCCTGGAATGTCCACGGGTGGAGCATCTAAAAGAGGGTGGATGGCACATGCCAGTCTTTCCAAATAGGTTAAAAAATCGGGGAAGGCCTTGTGATAGGGcagagaaaatatatttatattaaatccATACAAAATCCATATTAATTCATATAGATTCCATATTCAGTTTGATGGAAAGTGCTTTGCAAAAAATCTAAGTTGACATAAAACCTTGGCATCTTTCTCTGAGAATTTGCCAATCTCTTGCTGGGTCATTGCCAGGTCAGCTCCAAGCAGTAAAGACCGTGGTGGCCGCCCTTCCACACCATCCTCCAGCATGGGGGTAAATGAATAGGGGTCCCTCATGTACACCTTCAGGCCGTGTTTCTGCACAGAAAGACACACCGCTGTCATCTtagcataaaagaaaaaagtaatgaATCATTCGCCACTTGTTTCGGTCACACTTTATAATAGGCGTCTttaactatgtacttacatagtaactttaaaataaaaataact
This window encodes:
- the pyroxd2 gene encoding pyridine nucleotide-disulfide oxidoreductase domain-containing protein 2; the protein is MSAAARAGRAHRGFISVARRCSHCSTALKPQYDAVIIGAGHNGLIASAYLQKGGLRTAVLERRHVLGGAAVSEEIIPGFHFSRASYLLSLLRPHIYQDLELKKHGLKVYMRDPYSFTPMLEDGVEGRPPRSLLLGADLAMTQQEIGKFSEKDAKAFPDFLTYLERLACAIHPLLDAPPVDIPGLTHSSLRKRISALRGLKPLVKCGLKLGKNIPDFYELVTAPVMKVLNRWFESEPLIATLATDSVIGANTSPNNPGSGYVLLHHVMGELEKEKGAWGYVEGGMGGVSQSIARSARSLGADIFTNRDVERVLIGQDGSAKGVVLTDGTEVRSKVVLSNATPYVTFKQLTPQDVLPEAFITAVDQIDYTSPVTKINVAVDKLPNFLAAPNSVDGKPGPHHQCSIHLNCESVEVLEKAYMEGQQGRPSSRPMMEMTIPSVLDPTLAPPGCHVVSLFIQFTPYLLEGHRAWTDEDRERFADIAFDWVERYAPGFKKSIVGKDILTPPDLERIFGLTGGNIFHGSMSLDQLYLARPLPSVADYHSPVKGLYLCGSGSHPGGGVMGAAGWNSALSVLADFKRL